The Cupriavidus sp. EM10 genome includes a region encoding these proteins:
- the cynS gene encoding cyanase — protein sequence MNRQDVTDLIIEAKVTRGISWAQVAERVGKSKEWTTAACLGQMTFDEAGARAVMEIFDLPAEAEPWLRTVPYKGSLPTQVPTDPLIYRFYELISVYGTTFKALIHEEFGDGIMSAIDFRMDLQREADPNGDRVRIEMSGKFLPYKTY from the coding sequence ATGAATCGCCAGGACGTGACCGACCTCATCATCGAAGCCAAGGTAACGCGCGGCATCTCGTGGGCCCAGGTGGCCGAGCGCGTGGGCAAAAGCAAGGAATGGACGACCGCCGCCTGCCTCGGGCAGATGACGTTCGACGAGGCCGGCGCACGCGCCGTGATGGAGATCTTCGACCTGCCCGCCGAAGCGGAGCCGTGGCTGCGCACCGTTCCCTACAAAGGCTCCCTGCCGACGCAAGTGCCCACTGACCCGCTGATCTACCGGTTCTACGAACTGATCAGCGTCTACGGCACGACGTTCAAGGCGTTGATCCACGAGGAATTCGGCGACGGCATCATGAGCGCCATCGACTTCCGCATGGACCTGCAGCGCGAGGCCGATCCCAACGGCGACCGGGTGCGCATCGAGATGTCAGGCAAGTTCCTGCCTTACAAGACCTACTGA
- a CDS encoding 3-isopropylmalate dehydratase large subunit: MTLPSGNAVDPVQWPATLAQKLVARAAGTAHVTPGSIVMCKVDLAMSHDSSGPRRVAPLLKELGARVWDPSRYVVVTDHYVPASDPEAEAIVRFTRDWVREAGIPNLIDSEGICHLVLPERGFVLPGRFIVGGDSHSPTGGAFGAYMFGVGATEMAGVLATGEIWLRVPQTIRLDWHGKLADGVCAKDIMLFLCATLGLAGGRYEAIEFTGSAITALPMQERMTLTNMCTELGAQTGLIAPDVTTMAWLAAAGVDAATLADIDPRQWRSDADAPVLQAHRFNAATLAPYVAAPHSPANGAPVTQAAGERIDIAYIGACTGAKLEDLRMAARVLRGRKVAAGMSLRVAPASARDQQLAMHEGTLGVLLDAGAELLPNACNACAGYGASRFPAGSRAIASTARNFAGRMGDAGSAVWLASPMTVAATAVTGRITDPRTLLA, translated from the coding sequence ATGACCCTGCCCAGCGGCAACGCCGTCGACCCCGTGCAGTGGCCGGCCACGCTCGCGCAAAAGCTTGTGGCGCGGGCAGCCGGCACGGCGCATGTCACACCCGGCAGCATCGTGATGTGCAAGGTCGACCTGGCGATGTCGCATGACTCCAGCGGGCCCCGGCGCGTGGCGCCGCTGCTGAAGGAACTGGGCGCGCGCGTGTGGGACCCTTCGCGCTACGTGGTGGTCACCGACCACTACGTGCCGGCTTCGGACCCGGAAGCCGAAGCCATCGTGCGCTTCACGCGCGACTGGGTGCGAGAGGCCGGCATTCCCAATCTCATCGACAGCGAGGGCATCTGCCACCTGGTGCTGCCCGAGCGTGGCTTCGTGCTGCCGGGGCGCTTCATCGTCGGGGGCGACAGCCATAGCCCCACCGGCGGCGCCTTTGGCGCGTACATGTTCGGCGTGGGCGCCACGGAGATGGCCGGCGTGCTGGCGACGGGCGAGATCTGGCTGCGCGTGCCGCAGACCATCCGCCTGGACTGGCACGGCAAGCTGGCCGATGGCGTCTGCGCCAAGGACATCATGCTGTTCCTGTGCGCCACGCTGGGCCTGGCCGGCGGCCGCTACGAAGCCATCGAGTTCACCGGTTCCGCCATCACCGCCTTGCCTATGCAGGAGCGCATGACGCTGACGAACATGTGTACCGAGCTGGGCGCGCAGACGGGGCTGATCGCCCCTGATGTCACGACCATGGCGTGGCTGGCCGCAGCCGGCGTCGACGCGGCAACGCTGGCCGACATCGACCCACGCCAGTGGCGCAGCGATGCCGATGCGCCGGTGCTGCAGGCACATCGTTTCAACGCCGCGACGCTGGCTCCGTACGTGGCGGCACCCCACAGCCCCGCCAACGGCGCGCCCGTGACCCAGGCGGCGGGCGAACGCATCGACATCGCCTATATCGGCGCGTGCACGGGCGCCAAGCTCGAAGACCTGCGCATGGCGGCGCGCGTGCTGCGCGGGCGCAAGGTGGCTGCGGGCATGTCGCTACGCGTGGCGCCGGCATCGGCGCGCGACCAGCAACTGGCCATGCACGAAGGCACGCTGGGCGTGCTGCTTGATGCCGGCGCCGAACTGCTGCCCAACGCATGCAATGCCTGCGCGGGCTACGGCGCCAGCCGATTCCCGGCGGGAAGCCGCGCGATTGCGTCGACCGCGCGCAATTTCGCCGGACGCATGGGCGATGCCGGCAGCGCGGTGTGGCTGGCGTCGCCGATGACCGTGGCAGCTACGGCCGTGACCGGCCGGATCACCGACCCCCGCACGCTGCTCGCATGA
- a CDS encoding 3-isopropylmalate dehydratase, whose translation MTPAPDFSHSPAGRIWRFGDDVDTDAMAPGLYMKSGLDELARHCLERLRPEFPAQVRPGDIVVAGTNFGMGSSREQAAQALRHLGVAAVVAQSFAGLFYRNAINIGLPVLVCPLADALADKLADGTLATFDLDGAQLRLADGSRVACEPVPEFLRSLLHAGGLVPHLKSRLSGRKGRP comes from the coding sequence ATGACCCCTGCCCCCGATTTCTCCCATTCCCCCGCAGGCCGTATCTGGCGCTTCGGCGACGATGTGGATACCGATGCCATGGCGCCGGGCCTGTACATGAAGTCGGGCCTCGACGAACTGGCCCGCCATTGCCTGGAGAGACTGCGGCCGGAATTTCCGGCGCAGGTGCGGCCAGGCGACATCGTGGTGGCCGGTACCAACTTCGGCATGGGATCGTCGCGCGAACAGGCTGCGCAGGCGCTCCGGCACCTGGGCGTGGCTGCCGTGGTGGCCCAGTCGTTCGCGGGGCTGTTCTACCGCAATGCCATCAATATCGGCCTGCCCGTGCTGGTCTGCCCGCTGGCCGATGCACTGGCCGATAAGCTGGCCGATGGCACGCTGGCCACGTTCGATCTCGATGGCGCGCAGCTTCGGCTGGCCGATGGGTCGCGCGTGGCCTGCGAGCCCGTGCCCGAATTCCTGCGCTCGCTGCTGCATGCAGGCGGCCTGGTTCCGCACCTGAAGTCGCGCCTTAGCGGGCGGAAGGGCCGTCCCTGA
- a CDS encoding cupin domain-containing protein — MRAGTPVTRCRDHSATRDGAAWTTFWDCTRSKFEWHYQFDEVVVILEGSVRVTDCHGMSRTLCQGDVAYFPYGSSWVWEVDHYVRKIAFCHESIPPAMRLPVRVMRRLSRGPHGKAGLLTRFGKRLAHVLPRAGRVTATVVLIGLPL, encoded by the coding sequence ATGCGTGCCGGCACGCCGGTCACCCGTTGCCGCGATCACTCCGCGACGCGGGACGGCGCCGCGTGGACCACGTTCTGGGATTGCACCCGCAGCAAGTTCGAGTGGCACTATCAATTCGACGAAGTCGTCGTCATCCTGGAAGGCAGTGTGCGCGTCACGGACTGCCACGGCATGAGCCGCACCCTTTGCCAGGGCGACGTGGCGTATTTTCCGTACGGCTCCTCGTGGGTGTGGGAGGTCGACCACTACGTGCGCAAGATCGCCTTCTGCCACGAGTCGATTCCGCCCGCGATGCGACTGCCTGTCCGCGTGATGCGACGTCTGTCGCGCGGGCCCCACGGCAAGGCCGGGCTTCTGACTCGCTTTGGCAAGCGGCTGGCTCACGTGCTGCCCCGCGCGGGGCGGGTGACCGCCACTGTCGTCCTGATCGGACTGCCTCTCTGA
- a CDS encoding phosphoribosyltransferase: MSLPPCFADRREAGQYLGRRLVELGYARRADGDPPLVLALPRGGVPVAHEVALAVGGTLDILLVRKIGAPGYPELALGAVVEGDDSGHGPHTVINHDPWVQRAVESGAFDAERGRQLGEICRRQQRYRQGRPVVAMADRCVIVVDDGVATGATMRAALDAARTARAARIVAAVPVGSEQGLDMLREVADEVVCLNTPVSFGAVGAFYLDFTQTSDDEAMTLLREARCTSTLPHPAAWPRGELPFRDGPSAR; encoded by the coding sequence ATGAGTCTGCCGCCCTGCTTTGCCGATCGCCGTGAGGCGGGCCAGTATCTGGGCCGCCGGCTGGTCGAACTTGGCTACGCGCGCCGCGCGGACGGCGATCCCCCGCTGGTGCTGGCCTTGCCGCGCGGCGGCGTGCCGGTGGCGCACGAAGTGGCGCTGGCCGTCGGTGGCACGCTGGACATCCTGCTCGTCCGCAAGATCGGCGCGCCCGGCTATCCCGAGCTGGCCCTGGGTGCCGTGGTGGAGGGCGATGACAGCGGGCATGGTCCGCATACGGTCATCAATCACGACCCGTGGGTGCAACGGGCGGTGGAATCGGGGGCATTCGATGCCGAGCGCGGGCGGCAGCTTGGCGAGATCTGCCGGCGCCAGCAGCGCTATCGCCAGGGGCGTCCGGTGGTGGCCATGGCGGACCGCTGCGTGATCGTGGTTGACGACGGCGTGGCAACCGGCGCCACGATGCGCGCCGCGCTGGACGCCGCGCGCACGGCCCGCGCCGCCCGTATCGTGGCAGCCGTACCGGTGGGTTCCGAACAGGGGCTCGATATGCTGCGCGAAGTGGCGGACGAGGTCGTGTGCCTCAATACGCCCGTCAGCTTCGGCGCCGTCGGCGCCTTCTATCTGGATTTCACGCAAACGTCTGACGACGAGGCCATGACGCTGCTGCGCGAGGCCCGCTGCACATCCACGCTGCCGCATCCGGCCGCGTGGCCGCGCGGCGAGTTGCCGTTCAGGGACGGCCCTTCCGCCCGCTAA
- a CDS encoding YXWGXW repeat-containing protein, whose amino-acid sequence MKRQILLAATVLATGGVFGLLSPAAQAHGYYKSPPPPPHHEVRPGPRPGQVWVPGHYDRAQGSYAWRGGYWQASRPGQRYVPDNWVHGPTAGTSVRATGPADARSIASQRTLVPEHRRSMQSR is encoded by the coding sequence ATGAAACGCCAGATCCTGCTTGCTGCCACCGTTCTTGCCACGGGCGGCGTCTTCGGCCTGCTGTCGCCTGCCGCACAGGCCCATGGTTACTACAAGAGCCCGCCCCCGCCGCCGCACCACGAGGTGCGGCCCGGCCCGCGCCCCGGACAGGTCTGGGTGCCGGGCCACTATGACCGCGCCCAAGGCAGCTATGCCTGGCGCGGGGGCTACTGGCAGGCGTCCCGCCCGGGCCAGCGCTATGTGCCGGACAACTGGGTACATGGCCCCACGGCTGGTACAAGCGTCCGGGCTACTGGACCCGCTGATGCGCGGTCGATAGCAAGTCAGCGCACGCTCGTGCCCGAACACCGGCGCAGCATGCAATCCCGATAG
- a CDS encoding response regulator transcription factor: MNALLIEEHPLLRLGLLQMLETIQESGHVLALSPADINRLEVPHRNADLLVFGMPADQTAGWEQLEQARDRLAPQRILVLADALPLHVPSPDAARGICGCLPKSASLAVIEAAIRLAASSVQGLMFAGDAVPTPVASRSAMPAATSLASAAPLPLSPAMPQDPASPAACASAMRAAVAVRDLTSLRPGQPISSVPAAPSNGLPLVEEEPSYDEAEMLKITPRQYEVLVLLARGYPIKTVSRMLNISVATVKSHACTLYQRLKVRNKGEAVYAALQRGATLEWVSGDEHSARAATARKPLSRHDDTSFETGLPI, from the coding sequence ATGAACGCCTTGCTGATCGAGGAGCATCCGCTGCTCCGGCTCGGGCTGCTGCAGATGCTCGAAACCATCCAGGAGTCCGGCCATGTCCTGGCGCTTTCGCCAGCCGACATCAACCGCCTGGAAGTCCCGCACCGTAACGCCGACCTGCTGGTCTTCGGCATGCCCGCCGACCAGACCGCAGGCTGGGAACAGCTTGAACAGGCCCGCGACCGGCTGGCGCCGCAGCGCATCCTGGTCCTGGCCGATGCCTTGCCGCTGCATGTGCCGTCGCCCGATGCCGCGCGCGGTATCTGCGGATGCCTGCCCAAGTCCGCATCGCTGGCCGTGATAGAGGCCGCCATCCGGCTGGCTGCTTCCAGCGTGCAGGGGCTGATGTTCGCGGGTGATGCCGTGCCCACGCCGGTGGCGTCACGTTCGGCCATGCCGGCCGCCACGTCGCTGGCTTCGGCAGCGCCGCTGCCACTGTCACCGGCCATGCCGCAGGATCCGGCATCGCCGGCTGCCTGCGCCAGCGCCATGCGCGCCGCCGTGGCGGTGCGTGACCTGACCAGCCTGCGTCCCGGCCAGCCGATTTCCTCCGTCCCCGCCGCGCCGTCGAACGGCCTGCCGTTGGTCGAGGAAGAGCCCAGCTACGACGAGGCGGAGATGCTCAAGATCACGCCACGCCAGTATGAAGTGCTGGTGCTGCTGGCACGTGGCTATCCGATCAAGACGGTCAGCCGCATGCTCAACATCTCGGTGGCCACGGTAAAGAGCCACGCCTGCACGCTCTACCAGCGTCTCAAGGTGCGCAACAAGGGCGAGGCGGTCTATGCCGCCCTGCAGCGCGGCGCCACGCTGGAGTGGGTCAGCGGCGACGAGCATTCCGCACGCGCGGCCACCGCGCGCAAGCCGCTTTCGCGCCACGACGACACTTCATTCGAGACTGGCCTGCCTATCTAG